Below is a genomic region from Scyliorhinus canicula chromosome 5, sScyCan1.1, whole genome shotgun sequence.
AGAACTGTTTCGATCAGACCATTAATAAGTTGATCCTCATTCCATGTTTGAACAATTAAAGATGTGTGCACAGTTTCAATTACAATGTAAGGTGGGATTAAAAAGTGCTGCACTTTTGGAGTCTCTCTGAGGCTAGATACTTGAAAAATATAACTGGATTCAGCTTTGGTAACAACTGAATAAATTTATCAAACACCAATGTAGCAGCAGCTAACATTGTGGCATGTGCCACTGATCAAAATAATCACCCGTAAGTACTCAGTCAAAGTAGTTATGTGAGCAGTGATGCAAAACACATGTTCTGAATGGAAATTTGAATTTGTTCAGGGGTCTGACTCACTCTGCAAGATTCATTCGGCTAAGTTCGTGGAGCAGAAGCATATATATGTATAATATATATACACATTCAGCATCTGAAGAAACAAAGTCTTGAAGAAAGTTTCAAGAATTATTGATGTGACATAATTGGAGGGTATCCACATTTTCAAACTGAAATCTTTTAGTATTTTATTCCTATTTACATATCATATCTTCCAGAAATAAAATACTTTAATACAGCGATGAGTAATATGGTATATGTATACCTCTTAAATTGTTCCTTCACCAGTTACATTAATCTTAATAATTTTCTGTACATGAGTTTGTTGTAAGCTATAGCGGCTACacaaataaaaggttatttttcatttcattttttcttaaaACCATAAACAAGCAAGAGAGACAGTTACAAGTTAATGTTCATAGGTAGCTCAAATAACACTGGATAAACTATATACAGTACAAACCATTCATACAAATGAAGACTAAGATATAGAATTCATTACAATAACATAATTACAGTAACCGTTTTCTCAGACGCCAATCATGTCACCCTCAGCCAGAGGGGAAATAAGGAGTGTCACTGTGATAATTGTAATCTGGACACACTTTCTGCACTAGTTTATAATCTGTACTGTAAAATGAAATATAAATACATATGACTTTAAAGGGTTTGGAGCAGAGCCATGACACATGGCTTTGAGTCTGCTCCTGGTAACAAGTTTTTGATGGATCATAGTTGCAAAGCGTAGTCTTCTTCGCCTTGTCCACTTTCTCGTACTCAATGCGGCAGTTAAATGTCTTTGAATCTTTGGCATCAATCACCGTCTGTTGAGCCAAGTCAAATTCCACAATTTTTGTAGGGGGCACCAGGCTGACAGAAACATTCCCCTGGCCAGTAGAATTGTGACGAAAGTAGACACTGAAGGTACCATTTCCATGGTCCACTATTTTGCCTGTGATGAGTAGGTTTAGCTTAACGGTTTTGATGTTGGAATGAAAGTCTCCCCAGCCGAACATTTTCTTAAACTTGCCCGTTTTAACTATAGGTCGCCTCTTAAGCCGAGGGCGGGGCTCCTTCTGATCTGAGGCATTTCGTAACCAATCCCATATATCCTGGTCAGAGTAAGGTACTGGAGTTTCATAGTGCAGATCCACAGCAGTAGCATTTTCTTTGCCAGATAATGTCTGTGAAAGCAGGCGGCTGATAGATAGGTCTTTGCTGCTTTCTGTCCATATGTGCTTTTGCGTATTCTTGGGGCTGTCAGTTTTTAGAAGTTCTGATTTTTGAGGATTATTTCCATGAATACAAGTAACCTGTAGGTATGAAAATAGAGATAATGAGTTTTTGCTCATCAAATGTAGAATCTCTGCACATTTGTCTATTTACTGTGTAGACAACATTATCTTACTCACGATAGTAATTATAAAAAGATTACCATCTATATAGGGATGGTCACAATTTTCCAAAATATTTCAAAGTGTTTTAaatacaatgggtgggattctctgtcctgccggtCCCGTTTTCCAATGcgccccgccggcagtgggattctccgatcccacagccggccaatggggtttcacacTGTCActaccccacgctgtcgggaaacccacgggcatgggtgcactgccagcaaagcagaggatcccaccgacggagaatcccgctgcacatATTACTTTGAAGGATGCAGACTATTATTTAGACGAATGCAGCAACCATTTTTCATATAGCAAGATCGTAAAAGCAATAAAAGAGTTCTGCTGGCGAGAGTGGAATAATAACGAGAACGTGGGGAGAACTCCCGGTTCTTTAACTAGTGGCTGAGGATTTTTAAAATATAGCTAAGTTGCTGGAACAGGCAAATGAAGCTTAACATCTCACCCAAAGAATAGCAGTTTGAACAATCAGGACTCCTCAGGTATTGAACAGGATTCTTAGGCACtgctggggatgggaggagaagtgGACTGGTACTGAAATATTGCCACAGCTCACCTGATTGTTCCTCAGCTTCACCCCACCCACAGGCCACTTTTCCAGATGGAGGGGCCGAGGGGCCGAGAGGatggggggcgcaattctccgctccccacgccaggtgggagaatcgcgggagggccggtcgAATCActccacgctgccctggcaccccccgcgattctcccagccccccccaaaatggcgtgtcgcgcttTGCTCACACGCCggcaaaaacggcgagcggcgattctccggcccggatggcctAGCGGCCTGAcaaccccgacgggttcacgccggcagcaaccacacctggtcgctgtcggcgtgaacagcgcgcgacaggtaagtgtggggcctctGGGGTGCGGGGAAAGGATTGATCACCACaggcgtgctcgtgaggggactggcccgcaatcggtgcccaccgatcgtcgtgcCAGCGTCTCTAAgaaacgcactctttcccctccgcctccccgcaagatcaagctgccacgtcttgcggggcagcggaggggaagacggcaaccgcgcatgcgcgggttggagccggccaacctgtgcaggcgcggctgacgtcacttaggcgccactggccgcgtcattctcggcgcgccgctttgacgctgctcctagcccccccccccccccccccccccccgaaggggggggggggagaatagggggcgaggagcagcctccaatgccgggtttcactccagcgtcggcactcagtctcgcGCCCGGGATGTGTGTAGGTGGCAGGGATACCCTCCCTGTG
It encodes:
- the LOC119966191 gene encoding neurexophilin-1; the protein is MQAVYWYAVLLLQSSLYLVTCIHGNNPQKSELLKTDSPKNTQKHIWTESSKDLSISRLLSQTLSGKENATAVDLHYETPVPYSDQDIWDWLRNASDQKEPRPRLKRRPIVKTGKFKKMFGWGDFHSNIKTVKLNLLITGKIVDHGNGTFSVYFRHNSTGQGNVSVSLVPPTKIVEFDLAQQTVIDAKDSKTFNCRIEYEKVDKAKKTTLCNYDPSKTCYQEQTQSHVSWLCSKPFKVICIYISFYSTDYKLVQKVCPDYNYHSDTPYFPSG